A genomic segment from Paenibacillus sp. FSL K6-1096 encodes:
- a CDS encoding YbaK/EbsC family protein, producing MTNQLKESAKQVQNKLLELGYTNQVVELPDSTRTAQEAADAIGCEVAHIAKSIIFRLKNEDKPLLVIASGVNRINEKQITSHLNDKLGKADADFVREHTGFVIGGVPPLGHKESILTFIDEDLLQYREIWAAAGHPRAVFQLTPQELIQMTQGRVICVK from the coding sequence GTGACAAACCAACTTAAAGAGAGTGCTAAGCAGGTTCAAAACAAACTACTGGAGCTGGGGTATACAAATCAAGTTGTAGAACTGCCTGACAGTACACGGACTGCACAGGAGGCTGCCGATGCGATAGGCTGCGAGGTAGCACATATAGCGAAATCCATTATCTTTCGGCTCAAAAATGAGGATAAACCCTTACTGGTCATAGCAAGCGGAGTAAACCGGATTAATGAAAAACAAATTACCAGCCATCTAAATGACAAGTTGGGCAAAGCTGATGCTGATTTTGTACGTGAACACACCGGATTTGTGATTGGAGGCGTACCGCCGTTAGGACATAAAGAGTCCATCCTCACTTTTATTGATGAAGACTTGTTGCAATACAGAGAGATATGGGCTGCTGCCGGACATCCAAGAGCAGTGTTTCAATTAACACCCCAAGAATTAATACAAATGACACAAGGGCGGGTAATCTGTGTAAAATAA
- the acpS gene encoding holo-ACP synthase: protein MIRGTGMDLISIRFVEQMLAKGGELFTAQFFSAGERELFTGKKRHAADFLAGRFAAKEALLKAFGTGMDCELGWNELEFLNQASGQPYLVRTPRLAQYLQPQDSIHVSISHHGDYAAAFIIIESSQ, encoded by the coding sequence ATGATCCGCGGGACCGGCATGGACCTGATCAGCATCCGCTTCGTAGAGCAGATGCTGGCCAAAGGCGGTGAACTCTTCACCGCACAGTTTTTCTCAGCCGGGGAAAGAGAGCTGTTCACCGGCAAAAAAAGACATGCCGCCGACTTCCTGGCCGGCCGCTTCGCCGCCAAGGAAGCGCTGCTGAAGGCCTTCGGCACCGGCATGGACTGCGAGCTGGGCTGGAACGAGCTGGAGTTCCTCAATCAGGCCAGCGGCCAGCCTTATCTGGTCCGTACCCCGCGCCTTGCGCAGTATCTCCAGCCGCAGGACAGCATTCATGTAAGCATTAGTCATCACGGTGATTATGCTGCCGCATTCATCATTATTGAGAGCAGTCAATGA
- a CDS encoding XRE family transcriptional regulator, with product MNAIHIRIGNNLQRIRKNRQLSLDKLADLTKVSKGMLHQIERGETQPTVTTVWKIATGLNISFSSLLKEDEAVVSIATRKETPDLTEDNGKCRAYLLFPFDPQTRIETFTLILSPACNYVSLPHNDGVQEYITVTSGVFSIQIKDEIYTLPEGQAIRFAGNVEHRYLNQSDEDVTIQVIMHYMDS from the coding sequence TTGAATGCTATACACATCAGGATAGGAAACAATCTGCAGCGTATTCGAAAGAACAGGCAGTTAAGCTTAGATAAGCTCGCCGATTTAACCAAGGTTAGCAAAGGTATGCTGCATCAAATTGAGCGGGGAGAAACGCAGCCCACAGTGACAACGGTGTGGAAAATTGCGACGGGACTCAATATTTCGTTCTCATCTCTGCTTAAAGAGGATGAGGCAGTAGTATCCATTGCAACGCGGAAAGAAACTCCAGATTTAACAGAGGACAATGGAAAATGCAGAGCATATTTACTGTTTCCTTTTGATCCGCAGACACGTATTGAAACATTTACGCTCATTCTCAGCCCTGCCTGTAACTATGTTTCACTCCCGCACAATGACGGGGTTCAAGAGTACATCACCGTTACCTCCGGAGTGTTCAGTATACAGATTAAGGACGAAATATACACCTTACCAGAAGGACAGGCTATAAGATTTGCAGGCAATGTTGAACACCGTTATCTCAATCAATCGGACGAAGATGTGACGATACAAGTGATTATGCATTATATGGATTCTTAA
- a CDS encoding beta-ketoacyl synthase N-terminal-like domain-containing protein: MKNKVYVTGVGMIGPCGNNAAAFWDGLLSGRNYMSSLQLEDTMGAAPPFAGQVSGLDPGQVISKRLFKKCSRFSVMSILAAKDAMDDAGWNLGTMSLERIGIFVGNNSGGWESARNGLRVLHTEGAAFTDPNLASNWFPAAAQGHMSLAFGIKGYSKTVIADRCSGLLAIAYAARAIRSGIIDAAVVGGAETPIDPWALAFYNAEGLLNLKADSAETAYRPYVQSRSGMALAEGAAFLCLESERSLRRREAASRVRANIQGFGFTSAGQEAAPVEESVAQCARAIRLAVEHSETQPENIGYLSLDGAASAREDGIECAAIQQVFGDSVQDKWAGCPKTAFGNAIGAAGAFDTALSVLAMNHGELPGLPYLGASIQDNGLRFVPGISSRVSTGSSLILSRGRGGVSAALVVNKEDS; this comes from the coding sequence ATGAAGAACAAAGTGTATGTAACCGGTGTCGGCATGATCGGGCCTTGCGGCAATAATGCCGCGGCCTTCTGGGACGGCCTGCTTAGCGGACGCAATTATATGTCCTCGCTCCAACTGGAGGATACGATGGGCGCAGCACCTCCGTTCGCCGGACAAGTCAGCGGGCTGGACCCCGGGCAGGTGATCTCGAAGCGGCTGTTCAAGAAATGCTCGCGGTTCTCCGTGATGTCGATTCTTGCAGCAAAGGATGCTATGGACGATGCGGGCTGGAATCTTGGCACCATGAGCCTGGAGCGGATCGGGATCTTCGTCGGCAACAACTCCGGCGGATGGGAGAGTGCAAGGAACGGTCTCCGTGTGCTGCATACCGAAGGCGCCGCCTTCACGGACCCGAACCTGGCGAGCAACTGGTTCCCGGCGGCTGCCCAGGGGCATATGTCCCTGGCCTTCGGCATCAAGGGCTACAGCAAGACCGTTATCGCCGACCGGTGCAGCGGGCTGCTGGCCATCGCCTATGCGGCCCGGGCGATCCGCAGCGGAATCATTGATGCCGCTGTGGTGGGCGGGGCTGAGACGCCAATTGATCCATGGGCGCTCGCGTTCTACAACGCGGAGGGGCTGCTGAATCTGAAGGCGGACAGCGCGGAGACGGCCTACCGGCCGTATGTGCAGTCCCGCAGCGGCATGGCGCTGGCCGAAGGCGCGGCCTTCCTCTGCCTGGAATCGGAGCGAAGCCTCCGGCGGCGTGAAGCTGCCAGTCGGGTGCGGGCCAATATCCAGGGCTTCGGCTTCACCAGTGCCGGCCAGGAGGCCGCACCGGTTGAAGAAAGCGTGGCGCAGTGCGCCCGGGCCATCCGGCTGGCGGTGGAGCATTCGGAGACGCAGCCGGAGAACATCGGCTATCTCTCGCTGGACGGGGCGGCATCGGCCCGTGAGGACGGGATCGAATGCGCGGCCATCCAGCAGGTGTTCGGCGACAGTGTCCAAGACAAATGGGCAGGCTGCCCCAAGACGGCCTTCGGCAATGCCATCGGAGCGGCAGGCGCATTCGATACCGCCTTGAGCGTGCTGGCTATGAATCACGGAGAGCTGCCCGGCCTGCCTTATCTGGGTGCATCGATTCAGGACAACGGCCTCCGCTTCGTGCCGGGCATCAGCAGCCGGGTCTCCACCGGGTCCTCGCTGATTCTGTCGAGAGGGAGGGGAGGCGTCTCTGCGGCACTGGTCGTGAATAAGGAAGACTCGTAA
- a CDS encoding SRPBCC family protein, whose product MTTIQNSIWIHADRNTVFDRTNDIANWTELFTEYQESRVLEQTEAYIRFELTTYPEENRPARSWTSERWLDRPNFRITARRLAPLLPFKHMNLEWLYEEQNEGTYMTWIQEFEVDPASGLTGEQVEAHLNRTTKEQMAAIKQNIEQQTVRS is encoded by the coding sequence GTGACAACGATTCAGAACAGTATCTGGATTCATGCAGACCGGAACACCGTATTCGACAGGACTAACGATATTGCGAACTGGACGGAGCTATTCACGGAGTACCAGGAGAGCCGGGTGCTGGAGCAGACTGAGGCGTACATCCGTTTCGAGCTGACGACATATCCCGAGGAGAACCGGCCAGCCCGGTCCTGGACCTCCGAGCGGTGGCTTGACCGTCCGAACTTCCGGATCACCGCCCGCCGACTCGCACCGCTGCTGCCGTTCAAGCATATGAACCTGGAATGGCTCTATGAAGAGCAGAACGAAGGGACGTATATGACCTGGATTCAGGAGTTCGAGGTCGATCCCGCAAGCGGGCTTACCGGGGAACAGGTGGAGGCGCATCTGAACCGGACCACGAAGGAGCAGATGGCGGCAATCAAGCAGAATATCGAGCAGCAAACGGTTCGGAGCTGA
- a CDS encoding winged helix-turn-helix domain-containing protein, with the protein MFHFRELEALADIVKEGLRFDGVIVSTPDFNLGFIHMMQSLQQLLTLKIFIIVEEIGTQGMLVPIPSNHMYIGSSGRQGFQEELFSRLRCWFDEGLSRNANGTRHSRGIALNLHSKSLKVGEFVIELTCKEFELLDLLLESQGQFIPTEQILHHLWDRYTSPEIVRQYVYKLRHKIEVTSGRSDIILFRRGIGYSVSV; encoded by the coding sequence GTGTTTCATTTCAGGGAGCTGGAGGCGCTGGCGGATATTGTGAAGGAGGGCTTGAGGTTCGATGGGGTGATCGTCAGCACTCCGGATTTCAACCTGGGCTTCATCCATATGATGCAATCCCTGCAGCAGCTATTGACGCTGAAAATTTTCATTATTGTTGAAGAGATTGGCACTCAAGGCATGTTGGTTCCTATCCCGTCCAATCATATGTACATCGGCAGCTCCGGACGCCAGGGCTTCCAGGAGGAATTATTCAGCCGCCTGCGCTGCTGGTTCGACGAAGGGCTTAGCCGCAACGCGAATGGTACCCGGCACTCCAGAGGCATCGCGCTTAATCTCCACTCCAAGTCCCTGAAGGTTGGCGAGTTCGTTATTGAACTTACCTGTAAGGAATTTGAACTCTTAGATCTCCTGCTGGAGAGCCAAGGCCAGTTCATCCCGACGGAGCAGATCCTGCATCACCTGTGGGATAGGTATACGTCCCCGGAAATTGTGAGGCAATACGTATACAAGCTAAGGCACAAAATCGAAGTGACCTCGGGCCGCAGCGACATCATCCTGTTCCGCCGGGGCATCGGATATTCAGTGAGTGTGTAG
- a CDS encoding beta-ketoacyl-[acyl-carrier-protein] synthase family protein encodes MEKTKGRRVVITGMGLLTPLGNTLEDFWRNSLEGKVGYDRLQGYEDMKLKSRVVGKIPEFEHLGRTADDAVRSAMGRPAILAVNAAVRAVDDAGLMFTKELRERSGVCIANAIADTPFSEQTFLGLTASGQGPIDYGLGEGDLYRKGMFSYIAFDVAHQFGLQGEALVMSTGCTGGIDAVGYGYESITAGEHDVMLCGAAEAPISSMTISSFDAIGALTTKFNDDPKRASRPFERNRSGFVLSEGCAVVVLEELDHALRRHAPIYGEVTGFASTNNAYHMTDLPQDGEALALTMNEALHSAGIRPEEIGYINAHGSSTPQNDAFETAAYKRTFGESAYSIPISSTKSMTGHPLSAASAIEIVHCLLALNEGYIPPTANLDEPDPACDLNYVPKQAVKRELYQILTNASGFSGIHSAMVLERNEFCNRTGRLQTEQWMCSR; translated from the coding sequence ATGGAGAAGACGAAGGGAAGAAGAGTCGTAATCACCGGCATGGGGCTGCTTACCCCGCTGGGGAATACGCTGGAGGACTTCTGGAGGAACAGCCTGGAGGGCAAGGTGGGATATGACCGGCTCCAGGGCTATGAGGACATGAAGCTGAAAAGCCGGGTGGTTGGTAAAATCCCTGAATTCGAGCATCTCGGCAGAACAGCGGACGATGCGGTGAGGTCAGCGATGGGCCGGCCGGCTATTCTGGCGGTCAATGCCGCAGTCAGGGCCGTGGACGATGCCGGCCTTATGTTCACGAAGGAGCTGCGGGAGCGCTCAGGCGTCTGCATCGCCAATGCGATTGCGGACACGCCGTTCTCGGAGCAGACGTTCCTGGGACTGACGGCAAGCGGCCAAGGGCCGATTGACTATGGACTGGGCGAAGGAGATCTGTACCGCAAGGGCATGTTCTCCTACATCGCCTTCGATGTGGCCCATCAGTTCGGGCTGCAGGGCGAGGCGCTGGTCATGTCAACCGGCTGCACGGGCGGCATTGATGCGGTGGGTTACGGATACGAATCCATCACGGCCGGTGAGCATGATGTGATGCTGTGCGGTGCGGCGGAAGCGCCAATCAGCTCGATGACGATCTCCTCGTTTGACGCGATTGGGGCACTCACGACCAAGTTCAACGATGATCCCAAGCGGGCTTCCCGGCCCTTCGAGCGCAACCGCAGCGGCTTCGTGCTCAGTGAGGGCTGCGCGGTTGTGGTGCTGGAGGAGCTGGACCATGCGCTCCGGCGGCACGCGCCAATCTACGGCGAGGTGACCGGGTTCGCCAGCACGAACAATGCTTATCACATGACTGACCTGCCCCAGGACGGGGAGGCGCTGGCTCTGACGATGAACGAGGCGCTGCACAGTGCCGGTATCCGGCCGGAGGAGATCGGGTACATCAATGCCCACGGAAGCTCGACGCCGCAGAATGATGCCTTCGAGACCGCAGCCTACAAAAGAACCTTCGGGGAGTCCGCATACTCCATTCCGATCAGCTCCACCAAATCGATGACCGGCCATCCGCTGTCGGCCGCCAGTGCCATCGAGATTGTGCATTGCCTGCTGGCCTTGAACGAAGGCTACATTCCGCCAACGGCGAATCTGGATGAGCCGGACCCGGCCTGTGACCTGAATTATGTGCCGAAGCAGGCGGTGAAGCGCGAGCTGTACCAGATTCTGACCAATGCCAGCGGGTTCTCCGGCATCCATTCCGCTATGGTGCTGGAGAGGAACGAATTCTGCAACCGGACGGGGAGGCTTCAGACGGAACAATGGATGTGCAGCCGATGA